In Vagococcus hydrophili, one DNA window encodes the following:
- a CDS encoding Y-family DNA polymerase, with the protein MKSFYASVECVERGEDPLETLLVVMSGGDSPGGLALSASPKAKEILGISNVSRRFEIPYHKDLIFAEPRMNLYIEKNLQLNNIFKQYVSDEDILIYSIDETFVRVKGSQKLFGLSPYQFAERFRDEIKLKLGLPCTVGIGDNMLLSKLALDNGAKHEQSMIASWHYEDVPETVWKIKKMTDFWGINTRTEKRLNNKGIYSIYDLAHYDFFKMKESMGIIGQQLIAHAWGIDRTDISEKYTPKSKSIGNSQVLLKDYTNSVETKLVLREMTEQVAARLRAREMQTSCVQVSISYSRTELSSGFSRQLSIPKTNSSKELVSYCLQLFDKFYDGSAVRNVAVNFSKLSTDTSLQLNLFDQPEESMSNQLLDTTIDQIRKEYGFDSIYHASSLMEGATAIARSHLVGGHAGGMDGL; encoded by the coding sequence ATGAAATCATTTTATGCTTCAGTGGAGTGTGTGGAACGAGGCGAAGACCCTTTAGAAACACTACTTGTGGTGATGAGTGGTGGTGATTCTCCGGGAGGATTGGCTTTATCTGCATCTCCTAAAGCAAAAGAAATTTTAGGAATTAGTAACGTTAGTCGAAGGTTTGAAATTCCTTATCATAAAGACCTGATTTTTGCGGAGCCTCGCATGAATTTATATATCGAAAAGAATCTTCAACTAAATAATATTTTTAAACAATATGTGTCAGATGAAGATATTTTGATTTATTCGATTGATGAAACCTTTGTCCGAGTTAAGGGGTCGCAAAAATTATTTGGCCTCTCCCCTTACCAATTTGCTGAACGTTTTAGAGATGAAATCAAACTAAAATTAGGTTTACCGTGTACTGTAGGTATTGGGGACAATATGCTTCTAAGTAAACTAGCCCTAGATAATGGGGCCAAACATGAGCAGAGCATGATTGCCTCTTGGCACTATGAAGATGTCCCTGAAACTGTCTGGAAAATTAAAAAGATGACTGATTTTTGGGGAATTAATACAAGAACTGAAAAGCGACTAAACAACAAAGGTATTTATTCTATTTACGATTTAGCCCATTATGATTTTTTTAAGATGAAGGAATCTATGGGGATTATTGGCCAACAGTTAATCGCTCATGCATGGGGAATTGATCGAACAGATATCTCAGAGAAATATACGCCAAAATCCAAAAGCATTGGTAACAGTCAAGTATTGCTGAAAGACTACACTAATTCAGTAGAGACTAAACTTGTTCTTCGGGAAATGACGGAACAAGTTGCGGCAAGACTTCGAGCTAGAGAGATGCAAACTAGTTGTGTGCAAGTATCGATTAGTTATTCTAGAACGGAGCTTTCTTCTGGATTTAGTCGCCAACTTAGTATTCCTAAAACAAATAGTTCAAAAGAACTAGTTTCCTATTGTTTACAACTTTTTGATAAATTTTATGATGGCAGTGCCGTTCGAAATGTTGCGGTCAATTTTTCCAAGTTGTCTACTGATACTTCTCTTCAACTTAATTTGTTTGATCAACCAGAAGAAAGTATGAGTAATCAACTACTTGATACAACGATTGATCAAATTAGAAAAGAATACGGATTTGACTCGATTTATCATGCGAGTAGTTTAATGGAAGGTGCGACAGCTATTGCTCGTAGTCACTTAGTTGGTGGACATGCTGGTGGGATGGATGGATTGTAA
- a CDS encoding CsbD family protein, with product MTDKGFTDKVKGKAKEVTGDITHDKGMKAEGLVDQAIGKAKEVKADIKDVSEELAEKAKEKLDKNKD from the coding sequence ATGACTGATAAAGGTTTTACGGATAAAGTAAAAGGTAAGGCAAAAGAAGTAACCGGTGATATTACACATGACAAAGGTATGAAAGCTGAGGGTCTTGTTGATCAGGCAATTGGTAAAGCAAAAGAGGTAAAAGCGGATATTAAGGATGTTTCCGAGGAGTTAGCCGAAAAAGCCAAGGAAAAATTAGATAAGAATAAAGATTAG